From the genome of Uranotaenia lowii strain MFRU-FL chromosome 1, ASM2978415v1, whole genome shotgun sequence, one region includes:
- the LOC129738096 gene encoding uncharacterized protein LOC129738096: MAQFYNQIDDEYGTEAKHSLKIYANLNRKMGNMTARKDFLVKCRRTGLFPPHITDVFRCVYTLFEDNSPYLNELNRKVNRFKKAILSLEIRQTFYKLKQITDNMKHTRSNIKRLIPDGGSDPFFANQTAFQQKHLQKRAANTDRKYRKIIDRSIKSLEQKTPSHNHRAFFNSTTVEVPQPVQLLLSLGSKFALPSTNNKPSTFYHLIADIEGIIETTEDEEVKVRNRSAAANQIMNHIHAHRNITGCNPSDNFYKTAIIATRQFLKSYPNIIVLEADKGNITVMMNREDYDRKMLALIEDENTYSSLTRDPTTGFQTKNNEFAKRLADLKLINRATELKLKTYKATAPCIYGTPKAHKEGLPLRPVVPCMTSPSYELSKHVGRILQASINSKYNVKDSFEFCEFINDVVLPPDHILVSFDVVSLFTCIPRDLVLSNIINNWDAIKKNTNINLDMFLEIVNFCMTCSYFRYKNKFYKQIYGTAMGNPVSSPIADFVMESLLDNVTRTLDFQIPVLRKYVDDLLLVLPREHVEKTLINRLIRKANETDTPQNTQDTPTQHYRSILHIDGLTAKVIRALKTDYPHVRIGTTQKHTIRSLLPVVKDPISPIDRSNVVYHIPCAGAPERDEECSKCYVGQTSYKLRTRMSKHKCDVTKLKRILATGATASNPSIRELRQSAVVEHCFEQEHMFDFDKATVLDSSNKHQRHRRESNLVRRSVSLSRKHSQALMDAGFWR, encoded by the exons ATGGCTCAATTCTACAACCAGATTGACGATGAATACGGTACCGAGGCAAAACATTCGCTAAAAATATACGCCAACCTAAACCGAAAAATGGGAAACATGACGGCTAGAAAGGATTTTCTAGTCAAGTGTCGCAGAACGGGTTTGTTTCCCCCACACATCACAGATGTATTCCGATGTGTCTACACGCTGTTTGAAGACAACAGCCCCTACCTGAATGAGCTCAACAGGAAGGTGAATCGGTTTAAGAAAGCAATATTGAGTTTAGAAATAAGGCAGACGTTTTATAAACTGAAGCAGATTACAGACAACATGAAACATACACGCAGTAACATAAAAAGGTTGATCCCAGACGGTGGAAGCGATCCCTTTTTCGCCAATCAAACCGCTTTCCAGCAAAAGCACCTACAAAAACGCGCGGCAAACACTGACCGTAAATATCGAAAAATCATAGATAGATCGATAAAATCCCTCGAACAGAAAACGCCATCACATAACCACCGGGCGTTTTTCAACAGCACCACGGTAGAAGTACCACAACCTGTGCAACTCCTACTGAGTCTGGGATCCAAGTTCGCTTTACCATCTACAAATAACAAACCATCCACATTCTACCACCTAATAGCAGACATCGAAGGCATTATTGAAACAACAGAAGACGAAGAAGTAAAAGTACGCAATCGCAGTGCAGCAGCCAACCAAATTATGAACCACATCCACGCGCATAGAAACATTACAGGATGTAACCCGTCGGACAACTTCTACAAAACCGCAATAATCGCCACAAGACAGTTCTTAAAATCATATCCGAATATCATCGTACTGGAAGCCGATAAAGGTAACATTACGGTGATGATGAATCGCGAGGATTATGACAGAAAGATGCTGGCGCTAATCGAGGACGAAAACACCTATTCGAGCCTCACACGCGACCCAACAACCGGCTTTCAAACCAAAAACAATGAGTTTGCTAAACGATTAGCagatttaaaactaataaaccgagccacagaattgaaattaaaaacgtaTAAAGCTACGGCGCCTTGCATTTACGGGACACCCAAGGCACACAAGGAAGGTTTACCTCTAAGACCAGTAGTACCGTGTATGACGTCACCATCTTACGAGCTGTCTAAACATGTGGGCCGGATACTCCAAGCGTCGATCAACAGCAAATACAACGTCAAAGATTCATTTGAGTTCTGCGAATTTATCAATGACGTCGTTTTGCCTCCAGATCACATCCTTGTTTCGTTCGATGTTGTTTCCCTGTTCACATGCATCCCCAGGGACCTCGTTTTAAGCAACATCATCAACAATTGGGATGCCATAAAGAAGAATACTAACATCAATTTAGATATGTTTCTCGAAATTGTAAACTTTTGCATGACCTGCAGTTATTTTAGgtacaaaaacaaattctacAAGCAAATATACGGAACGGCGATGGGCAATCCAGTTTCTAGTCCGATAGCTGATTTTGTCATGGAATCGCTCTTGGACAATGTGACACGGACACTCGATTTCCAGATACCAGTTCTAAGAAAATATGTCGACGACCTACTGCTAGTTTTGCCCCGCGAACATGTTGAAAAG ACCCTGATCAACAGATTGATTCGAAAAGCGAACGAAACCGACACCCCCCAAAACACACAAGATACACCCACACAACACTACCGATCCATATTACACATCGACGGCCTAACTGCAAAAGTAATCCGCGCACTTAAGACGGATTACCCGCATGTACGCATCGGCACCACACAAAAGCACACGATACGCAGCCTACTGCCTGTGGTCAAAGATCCGATATCGCCGATCGATCGCTCCAATGTGGTCTACCATATCCCATGCGCAGGCGCTCCCGAACGAGATGAAGAATGCTCCAAATGCTATGTTGGGCAGACCAGCTATAAACTACGGACTAGAATGTCGAAACATAAATGTGATGTCACCAAATTGAAACGCATATTAGCAACAGGGGCCACAGCGTCAAACCCCAGCATCCGGGAACTGCGGCAGTCAGCTGTTGTTGAACATTGTTTCGAACAGGAGCACATGTTTGACTTCGATAAAGCCACCGTCCTAGACAGTTCCAACAAACACC AGCGACACAGACGGGAGAGCAATCTCGTGCGGCGGAGTGTTTCACTCTCTCGCAAACACTCGCAAGCACTCATGGACGCCGGGTTCTGGCGGTAa